The genomic region CCGCCGTACCCTGCACGCCGCCGCTGGTCTGGTGGATCATGATGCGGGAGTTGGGAAGCGAAGTCCGCTTGCCTTTGGTCCCGCCCGACAGCAGCACCGCGCCCATGGACGCCGCCATGCCGACGCAGGTCGTGGCGATGTCCGGCTTGATGTGCCGCATGGTGTCGTAGATCGCCAGTCCCGCGATGACCGAGCCGCCCGGCGAATTGATGTAAACTTCGATGTCCTTGTCCGGATCCTCTTTCTCAAGGAAGAGGAACTGCGCGACAATGACGTTCGCCATCTGGTCGTAGATCTGATCGCCGATGAAGACGATGCGGTCCTTCATCAGACGGGACCACAAATCGTAGGAGCGCTCGCCGCGGGGGCTTTGCTCGACGACCGTGGGGATCCACGTATTCTCAATCGAGCGCAGGCCCGCCGTCAGTTCCTTGCGCGTCAAACCCAAATCTTCAAGACTCATTCTGATCGTCGCTCTCTTTCTTTTTAGAGCTGGCCCGGGGCGCCTTCTTCTTGGGCGCGGGGACTTCCTCGCCTTCGGCGGTGGCGGCGGCAGCTTCGGGGGCGGCGGCTTCATCCGTCGGATTCTCGGTTTGTCCGGGCTTTACGACCTTCTCTTTAATTATGGCGGAACCACGGATAAAGTCGAGGACTTTTTTCGCCTGAGCCCGATTGCGGATATTCTCGAAGCCTTCGTTCTTCTCCAGGAAGGCGCGCATGGCGGCCGGGCTGGTGTTCTGCTGCTCGGCGGCTTCCGCGATCGCCGCGTCGATGTCCGGCTCCGTCAGCGTGAGCTCTTCCTGGCGGGCGATCTCGCCCAGCACCAGACCGACGCGAATGCGCTTCTCCGCCGAGTCCTTGAACTGGTTGTAGAGCTGCTCGCGGGAGGTGCCGATGTTGGCGAGGTAATCGTCGACGTTGGTGCCGTTCTGCGCCAGACGCTGCTGGAGGAACTTGTACTCGTCTTCGATCTCGGATTCGACCAGGACCGGCGGATACTGAATGGACGCCTTTTCGATGATCTTCTCGACCAGCGCGTTGTCCGCTTCGTTTTCCGAGGACTGAGAGAGCGATCTGCCCATATCGGTCTTGATATTGGACTTCAGCTCATCCAGCGTGGTGATGCGGCCGTTGGTGATCTTGCCGGCCAGCTCATCATTGCTCTCGGGAACGACCTTGGTGCGGACTTCCTTGATGGTGACGCTGAACTCAGCGTCCTTGCCTTGAAGTTCGACCTGCGGATAGTCGGCGGGGTAGGCGAGGGTGAAGGTCTTGGTGTCGCCGACGCTTGCGCCGAGGATCTGCTCGTCGAAGCCGGGCAGGTTGTCCGCGCCCAGCTCGATCATGGTCGGGCGGGGTTCGGTGGCTTCCTGATCGTCGAGCTTCACGGAGACATCGGCGACGACGAGGTCACGGTTCTCCACCGCGCGCTCGGCCATCGGGTAATCGGCCGCGCGCTCGCGCAGGCGCTCGATCTCTTCATCCACGTCCGAGTCGCTGATGTCGTAGATCTTCTTTTCGACTTCGAGCCCCTTGTAATCGCCCAGCTCGACCTTCGGGGCCAGCGGGACGAGGGCTTTGAAGATGAAGGGGCTGCCGGCGAGGTCCAGCTGAAGAAGCTCCAGCTTCGGCGGAGCGTAAGGATCCGTCTCGCTTTCCTTCAGCGCGTCGCCGTAGGCGGATTCCACCAACAGCTCGGCCGTGCGCTGGCGCACATCGGATTCGGGTACGCGCTGACGAACGAACGACATCGGCGCTTTGCCCTTACGGAAACCGGGGACATTGACGTACTTCGCATATTCGCGATAAGCTTTGTCAACAGCGTGGACGACCTTGTCCTGTTCCACTTCAATCGTGAGAGCGACTTGACACGGGTCAATCGGCTCTTTTGTCACCTGCATGGGCGGTACAACTCCTGTAATGCGCAGTAATGAAAACGGCGGGGTTTGGAGCATTGTACCAGAGCGTCATGAAGGTTGTCAATCAAGATTTGACGGCGACGGGGCCGCCAAATCCCTTCTAGCGCAGGATTTCGGTCGACTCTTTTCCGAGATCGGAAAGATCGCTGATTTGACGCTCGATCTGTTCGTCGGAAAGTCCCAGCCGTTCCTGCGCCTCGCGGTCCAGCGCATAGCGCAGGCCGTCGCCGCCGACCCCGATGCCCATCATCACGCAGATGACGTCGGCGACATGGACCAGCGCCGTGAGTTTGGAAAATTCCGACTGCGCCATCGGCGTATGGTGGTAGCGGACGGCCTGTACGAGCGGCGTCGGCAGGTTCCAGCGCTCCAGCACGCAGGCGCCGACTTCGGCGTGGTCAAATCCCAGGATGCGCTGCTCGGCTTCCATAAAGGAGATGTCTTCGTCTTCCGTGAGCTTGAGAACGCCGGAAAACTCGACCTGCATATGGACGCTGAGCAGGACTTTGCCGACATCGTGCAGCAGACCCGCGACAAACGCCTCTTCGGGCACGGGATAGTTAATGAGCGTCGCGAGCGACTGCGCGACATTGGCGCAGCCGCACGAATGCCGCCACAGCTCGCCGCGCTGCATGGCGTATCCCGCGAGTTCGCGCCCAAGCACGTCTTCGACCGAGCTTGCCATCGCCAGGTTGCGCACGGTGCGCATGCCCAGCAGCACGATCGCGTCGGAAACGGTGGAGATGCGCCGCGTCGCGCCGTAAAAAACGGAGTTCGCCAGCCGCAGCACCCGCGCGGTCAGTCCCTGGTCCATGGAAAGAACGCGCGCTACATCGTTGGCGCTTGTCGTGGGCTTGTCGATCGTGCGGGCGACTTTGACGGCGACATCGGGCAGCGAGGGCAGGTCCTTGACCTGGCGCAGCAATATTTGCATTCGGACATCAGCGTTCACTGGATCCAATCCCTTTCAGCTCTCGGATCGGGGCGCAGACGCCCGAAAGATCCACAAGCAGCTTTTCCTCCGCGCCGATGGCGCGGACCAGAACGCGTCCTGTCTCCACTTCAAAAGTCACCGTGCGCCCGCATCGCCCTCCAACTTCCTCGGCGACGAGGGGAATATCGGCGAGGGCCAGCGCTTCCTTGACGGCGATGATATTTCGCGGCCCGATCTCCAGCCGCGAGCCCGGCACGCCGTTCGCGGATGCGGAGGTAAAGATCCGCGCGCCGCCGACAATGGCGGCGCGGATCGACGCGGCGCTTGCGCCGTTTTTAAACATCTCCGAAAGCGCGTGCGGCACCGCCGTCTCGGCGCACTTGCCCAGAAGCGGTTCGGAGGACTTACCCGAAGATTTCCAAGAAGTATTGGGAAGGGTTTGGGGAAGGACGATGTGAACCATCGCGGCCAGCGATCGTTTTGGATCGTAAAGGCATAAGCCGATACACGCTCCCAGCCCAAAAGCCAGAAGGCGATCGCCCCGTGTACTGGTTAATTTGGTCTCGCCCATCTCGACGGCGATGATGTCTCCCATTGGCTCTCCTGTTGTTCCCCCGTGCCAATTGTGGCTTTTGAGAGAAAAAACTGGAGGGCGCCGCTAAGAGCTCAGCCGAATCACGGAGATTGTGTCGCCCGATTGAACGCCGGCGACCTCCTCGGGAACGATCATCAGGGCATTCGCGAGCACCATGGAGCGCAGCATGCCGGAGCCCTGCCGCCCCGTCGCCCGCACGCGCAGCTCATCGACGCTCTCGGTGACGACGGCGCGCTGGAAGTCACGGCGCCCGGTCTCATGCGCGACATCTTCCGTCAGGACGGCGGTTTCGATCTTGCGCATCGGATTCGCGGCGCCCAAAAGTTGCCGCAGGGCGGGGCGTACGAACAGCTCGAAGGTCACCATCGCCGACACAGGGTTGCCGGGCAGCCCAAAGAGCAGCGCCTGGCCGCAGCGGCCAAAAACGAACGGTTTGCCGGGCCGGATCGCCACGCGCCAGAACTCCACCGACCCACGCTCCTCCACGACGGCTTTCACAAAGTCGAATTCGCCGACGGACACCCCGCCGGTCGTCAAAATCACATCGCAATCCGCGCAGGCGTCAAACGCCGCCCGAAGATCCGAAAACGTATCGCGCGCATGCACGCGCACGGCGACCTCGGCGCCCGCCTCCAGCACCTGCGCCGCAACCGCGTAACTGTTGGAGTTATAAATCTGCGCCGCGCCGAGCACGGCGCCCGGTTCGGCCAGCTCATCCCCCGTACTGATCACCCCGACGCGCGGCCGTCGATAAACGAGCGCCGCAGCACGCCCCGCCGCCGCGAACATCCCAACTTCGGCGGCCCGGATGGCGGAGCCCTTCTCCACCACCAAAGTCCCCGCCGGCGCGTCCTCGCCCGCCTTGCGCACGAATTGACCCGGCGCAGCCCCCTCCAGCACCCACACGCCGTCTCCGACGCGTTTCGTATCCTCCACAGGGACCACGGTATCCGCGCCCGCCGGCATCGGCGCGCCCGTCATGATCGGCGCGGCATGTCCCGGCGTGACGCGCACGGCGACGTCGCCGCCCGCCGCGATCGTGTCGAGCAGCGCAAGCGCGACGGGCGTTTCCACTGAAGCGTTTCCCGCATCGGCCCCGACGACGGCGTAGCCGTCCATGGCGCTGTTATCAAACGGGGGGAGGGGAGACTGCGTGTGGATGTCTTCGGCGAGAGTGTGGCCGAGGGATTGTAAAATCGGGACGGAGACGGGCGTGGACGGAGAAATTTGTGCGAGGATGCGCGCGATGGCGTCGTCGTAGGAAAGCATGGATAACTCCGGATAATTCAAGTCGGCCTGCTGGCAAACCCGCCCCCGGCGCTTCGCGTGCTCCCTGGCAAACCCACCCCGGCGCTTCGCGCCACCCCTCCCGCCGACGGGAAGAGTTATTTCAGAGTGTGTTATCGCCAGCAGCTTCTATAAGAGGCAATCTTACCAACCCTTCCCACCCGAGGGAGGGGGCGGCCGAAGGCCGGGGGTGGGTTTGCCAGGGAGGACACAAAGGCTGGGGGATGAGGGCCAATCCTAAACCGTCGGATGCCCCGCCGCCGTCCCTCGCAAGATCTCCGCCGCGTGCGGCAGGATCGGTTTCAAGATGGTCGCGCACTCGCCGGCGCCGGTGGGGCTGCCGGGGAGATTGACGATCAATGTTCGGCCGCGCGCGCCGGCGGCGCCGCGTGAGAGGGCGGCGAAGGGACTCTTTTTGACCGATTCGATCAGGAGGTATTGGCTGATATTGGGCGCGTCGCGCTCGATGACCTTGCGGGTCGCTTCGGGGGTGACGTCACGCTCCGCGAAGCCGGTGCCGCCGGTGGTCAGGATGATGTCGATTTGCAGGTCGTCGCACCAGCGTTTCAGCGTGTCGGAGATCTGTTTGCGATCGTCCGGGACGACCGCGTAGAGCGCGATCACAAAGGGATCGCCAGCCAGGGCATTCTTGATCGCGGGGCCGGACACATCTTCCTGCTCCCCCGCCGCGCACCGGTCGCTAATCGTCAGCACGCCGACGCGCACTAGGTCTCCCATGTAAAGTCTCCGCTCTTTCCGCCGGTCTTGGACAACAGATGGATCTCGCCGATCTCAATTCTCTTGTCCACCGCCTTCGCCATATCGTAAATCGTCAGCGCCGCGACCGTGGCCGCCGTCAGCGCTTCCATCTCTATTCCGGTCGGCGCCACCGTCACGGCGGTCGTGGTGATCGTGAGGCGGTCCTCGCCAAACGTAAACTCCACATCGACATCCCAGAGGGGCAGCGTATGGCACAGGGGGATTAGCTCATCCACCCTTTTCGCCGCCAGGATACCGGCGACGCGCGCGACGGCGAGGGCGTCGCCCTTGCCCAGCGCATTATCGCGGATCAAGGACAGCGTTTGCGGCGCCATGCCGACAACCGCCTGGGCGCGGGCCACGCGGCGGGTGGCCGCCTTGCCGCTGACATCCACCATGCGCGCCTGGCCGTGTTCGTCCAAATGGGTGAGCTCGGGCATCGTTCTTTCCTAACCGCCGATCTGCGCCATGATTCGGATCGACCCGCCGCGTTCGACCCGGCCCTCGAAGTCCGACTGCTCGGGCTTGTGCGCCAGGGCCGCCTTAACGTGCCCGATCAGCTCCTCGTCGGACGCGCCCGCGCGCAGCGGAGTCTTGATATCGTATTCGTAATTGTCCGCGAGGCACGGAACCAGCGCGCCGTTCGCCGTGAGGCGCAGGCGGTTGCAGCTGGCGCAGAACTTATGTGAGATGGGGTTGATCACGCCCACTCGTCCCACGGCGCCGGGGATCTGGAACACGCGCGACGTGCTGGATGACGCGGCTTCGATCGGCTGCAATTCAAACCGCTCGCTCAGCCGCTGGATCACTTCCTCGTTGGAGACGTAGCTCGCGCGCCACTCCCAGGGCGTCACCTGTCCGATCGGCATGTACTCCAGAAAGCGCACATCGTAGGGATGATCGAGCGAAAGGGCGGCCATGTCCAGAATCTCATCGTCGTTGACGCCGCGCATCACGACCATATTGAGCTTGATCGGCGCGAATCCAAGCGCCTCCGCCTTCGCCAGGCCCGCCATGGCTTCGTCGAACTTTGCGAAGCGGGCGATCTTGACGAAGCGATCCGGCTGAAGCGTGTCGAGCGAAATGTTCAGACGGCGCAGGTCGGCGTCCCAGAGCGACTGCGCTTGATTCTCCAGCAGCACCGCGTTCGTGGTCAAGCCGAGATCGGTGATTTGCGGGACCGCCGCCAATCGCTGCACGAGTTCGGGAAGATTTTTGCGGACCAGGGGCTCGCCGCCGGTGATTCGCACCTTGCGCAGACCGTGTCCGGCTAATAAATTGACCAAACGCATGATCTCATCGAACGACAGCACTTCCTCCGGCGCATCGTACGGGACGCCATCGAGCGGCATGCAGTAAACACAGCGCAGATTACAGCGGTCCGTTACGGAGATACGCAGGTACTGGATGGCTCTCCCGAATGGATCGATGAGTGGAATCATGATGCCCTCATTATACCAGTAAGGCGTGAAAAATAAATCTCAATGGCCTCTTGACTTGATAGTAGACAGATGCTACAATGCAACACTTGTGCAGTAGAATGGAGTCTACGTACCATGGCGCTCAAATGGTTGTTTTTGGATATGAACGCGTTTTTCGCCTCGGTGGAGCAGCAGGAGAACCCCCGGCTGCGCGGAAAACCGGTCGCCGTCGTCCCCGTCATGTCGGATTCGACTTGCTGCATCGCCGCCTCTTACGAAGCCAAGCGCTTTGGAATCAAAACCGGGACGAATGTCGGGGAGGCCCGTCGTCTTTGCCCACACTTAATTCTGATTGAAACGACAAGCCACAGTCACTACCGAGAGTATCACAACGCGATCGTCAACGTCGTGGAGAGCTGTCTGCCCGTCACCGAGATCTGGTCCGTGGATGAGATGGTGTGTAAGCTCTGGGCGAATGAAAAGCGCGCCGAGGACGCCCTTGCCCTGGGCCAGAAGATCAAATCGGAAATCTTCCGAAATGTAGGCGAACAGATGTGCTGTTCTGTGGGACTGAGTTTGAATCCGTTCCTCGCGAAAGTCGCGGGCGAGCTGCAAAAGCCCAACGGTTTGGTGGCGCTGGATGAAGAAGACCTCCCGCATCGCCTCTACAAGCTCAAGCTGACCGACTTTCCCGGCATCAATCGGAGCATGGAAGCCCGTTTCCATGCCGCCGGCGTGCGCACAACAGAACATATGTGCGCTTTATCGCAAGAACAGATGCGGCGGGTGTGGGGCGGGGTGATGGGGGAATACTGGTGGCGACAGCTGCGCGGCGAGTATGTCCAGCGGCCGACCAACGAGCGGCGCAGCGTCAGCCACACGCATGTGATGCCGCCGGAGCTGCGCACGCCCGCCGGCGCGGCCGCCGTCCAGTGCCGGCTTCTGGAAAAGGCGGCGGAGCGGATGCGCGGGCTGGGGTTTTACGCGCGCGGCATGGGCGTCTTCGCACGCGGCGTCGCGCACGACAAATGGGAGAACCACTGCCGCTTCGCCCCCTGCGCGGACACCTGGACATTGATGGAGATCATGCAGTCGCTGTTCCACCATCCTTTCCGGCAGCCCAAACAAGTCGGCGTCGCCCTCTACGACCTTGTCCCCGTCAAGAACGTCACCGGCTCCCTCTTCGACGACTACGAACGCCGCTGGCGCCTTTCCGTGGCGATGGACGGGATCAACCAGCGCTTCGGCCGCCACACGATCACCATGGCGAGCTCCCGCCGCGCGGAGACGGCGAAGGAGGATAAGATCGCGTTTGGGAAGATTGCGGAGATTGTGTGAGAGCGGGCAGGCGCTGCGTGGGGCGCGGCGTATCGCAAAAGGAGACGCCGACGGTAAATGCGTCATTAAATCGGCAAAATGCATCAACCATCAGCGTCTTTGGATGTCGTTATCAGACCGGTATCGGGGCTTATCCACCGATCCCATTCAACTCTTCAATCGCGTCTTCCGGCAACTCGAGGCCGGCGCCGGCGACGTTTTCTCTGAGGTGCGCCACCGACGATGTCCCGGGGATGAGCAGAATGTTCGGGGCGCGGTGCAGCAGCCAGGCCAGGGCGACGGCCATGGGGGTGGCGTTTAAACGGGCGGCGACTTGGGACAGCGTGTCCGATTGCAGAGGGGAAAAGCCGCCGAGGGGGAAGTACGGGACATAGGCAATCCCTTGTTCGGCCAGTGAGTCGATGAGCGCGTCGTCCTGCCGGTTCGCGATGTTGTAGAAATTCTGCACGCAGACGACCGGCGCGATGGACTGCGCCTCGGCGATTTGCTCGGCGTTGACGGTGCTTAAACCCAGATGCTTGATCAGACCGTCGCGCTGCATTTCGGCGAGCACGGTAAACGGCTCCTCGATCGAGCCCGCCGCCGGAGCGCTGAAGTCGCCGACGCGCAGATTGACGACGTCGATGGCGCTGACGCCGAGGTTGTTGAGGTTATCGTGGATGGCCTGGCGGAGATCGTCGGGCGACAGCGCTTTGGGCCAATTGCCGACCTCGTCCCGCCGCGCGCCGACCTTGGTGACGATCCGAAGCTGCGCGGGGTAAGGATGGAGCGCCTCTTTGATCAGTTGATTGGTGACATGCGGGCCGTAGAAGTCGCTGGTGTCGATGTGGGTGACGCCGAGTTCAACAACTTCGCGCAGGACCGCGAGCGCGCCGTCATGGTCCTTCGGAGGTCCGAAGACGTGCGGGCCGGCCAGCTGCATGGCGCCGTAGCCTACGCGAGTGAGGATGAGATCTTCGGCGAGCTTGTATTCGCCTCCCGGCAGTGTGGTGGACATGATGTTCTTTCTCCTGGCGTCAGTATGAGTTGATGATACCAGTGGCGTTCGGAGGAGACCGTGTCAAAACTTTCCGATTTCTTGCCTAATCCTGCTAAACTAGAAATTGTGTTAGGCTGCGGAGTATGGAAAGGGAAGATGCAGTATGCTGGATCGATTAGTGGAGACGGTGACCCGTCATACAGAAGGCCATTGCGGGCAACTCGTGATCGAAACGGCCGTCAAGGGAGTGTCTCTCCTGCGATCGCCCCAGCAGGACCGGCTCAGCCATTCGATTCTCAAGCCGACGCTGTGTTTCGTCGTCCAGGGGGCCAAGCAGAGCATGCTGGGAGACAAATGGATCAACTACCGCGCGGGGCAGGCGCTGGTGGTCAGCATCGAAATGCCGGCGTTCGGCCGGATCGTGGAAGCCACCCAGAGCAAGCCTTATCTCAGCATCGGCGTCGAGCTCGACATTGCAGCCCTGCGGGAAGTCATGGAATCGCTCAGTCCACCGCCTCAAACGGCCAGGAAGGTCAACCGGGGCGTGTTCGTGACCGACTTTCACGATCCATTGGCGGATTGCTTGCTGCGGCTGATGCGTCTGCTGGATTCTCCCAGCGCAATCTCGGCGCTTTATCCGCTGATCATGCGGGAAATCTGTTACTGGCTCCTCACCAGTCCGTACGGGGGAGAGGTGGCGAACATCGTTTTGGGCAGCGGTCATATGCAGGGCGTTATTCACGCCATCCATTCCCTGCGCGAGAATTTCGACCGGCCGATACGCATTGAAGAGTTAGCCGACCGGGCGCGGATGAGCGCATCGGCCTTCCATCGGCAGTTCAAGCAAACCACATCCATGACGCCTCTCCAGTTCCAGAAGCAGCTTCGACTGCTGGAAGCGCGAAGGCTGATGCTGACGGATTCCGTGAGCGCGGAGGCCGCCGCCTATCAGGTCGGGTATGAGAGCGCCTCGCAGTTCAGCCGGGAGTACGCGCGCACGTTCGGCGCCCCGCCGCGCCGCGATATCGCGCGGATGAAGACGCCTGAGATATTGCCGCCGGCAAGTCCGCAGCTTCACGGGCCGGCGTGGTTTGAGCCGCAGACTTCGGTGGTTTAAGGCGAAACGCGAAGCTTTTACGCCGGCGCGGTCGTCGCCTGCCGGCGCAGGGCGCCGCGCGCCAGGACGCCGGCGCCGATGATGAGGACGGCGCCGAGGAAGAACGGAGAGCCGGGGATGATTTTGGGGGTGGTGGGGCCGGTAAAGTAGCCGAAAATCCAGGTGGCGAGGATGGGGCCGACGACGCCCGTCAGGCTCTGCAAGCTGGCGAGGGCGCCCTGGACCGCGCCTTGCTCATTCGCTTCGTACTGCTTGGAAAGCAGACCCTGAATCGTGGGGCCGGCGATGCCGCTCAGGCACCAGACGATCAGTACTGGGTACATCATCCAGCCCTTCGAGGCGAGGGCGAAGCCCAGGTATCCAACGACATTGAAGAGGAAGCCGACGAGAACGGCGCGGCGCTCGCCAAGCTTAGGCACAAGGACGCGGATCAGGCCGACCTGGACAATGGCGGTCATGAGGCCGATCAGGGCGAGCGAAAGGCCGTTGTCGATCGGCGTCCAGTGGTAACGGTACGTGGTGTAGAGCACCCAGGTGCTTTGCAGGCACTGCTGCGCCAGGCTCAGCAGACCGATCGACGCGGCCATCGCGAGCACCCAGGGGAACCGGGCGAGGATGCCGAAGCCGCGCAGCGGGTTCAAGTTGCCGGCGGAGAGCGCGCGGCGGTTTTCCGGCGCCAGCGACTCGGGCAGCACAAACGCGCCGTATATGCAGTTCAGAAGGCTGAGGCCCGCCGCCGCCCAGAACGGAGCGCGCGGCGAGACGGCGCCGAGCAGCCCGCCGGCGGCGGGACCGAGGATAAAGCCGATGCCGAACGCCGCGCCGATCATGCCGTAGCTCTGGGCGCGCTTCTCGGGAGGCGTCACATCGGCGATATAAGCGTTTGCGACGGTGAAGCTGGCGCCCGTAATGCCCGCCAGAATACGGCCGACAAAGAGCCACTCGATGGTGGGGGCGAGCGCCTGGATCACGTAGTCGACGACCGTGAAAAGCAGAGACAGCAAAAGGACCGGTCGGCGGCCGTATCGATCGCTGAGACTGCCGAGCAGCGGCGAGAAGAGAAATTGCATCAGGCCGAAGCACGCCATCAGCAGTCCGAAGACGTGCGCGCCGGCGCTGGGGCCATGCCCCGTCAGTGAGGACACCAGACGGGGCAGCACGGGGATAATCACGCCAAAGCCGAGAACATCAATCAGCAGAGTGATGAAGATAAAGACCAGACTGGCCGGGCGCTTTTGCACGCAGTGACTCTCCTTCGAGACGGTTGTTGCAGCGTTGTATTGCTAGGAAGCGATGGCGAAGCGCATCTCCGTTTGCAGCCGCCACATGTCGGCGAACGTGCCGTTTCGGTCCAGCAGATCGGGCAGGGATCCGCTTTCCGTGATATGGCCGTTTTCCAGCACGACGATGGTGTCGGCGTTACGAATGGTCGATAGGCGGTGTGCGACGATCAGGGTGGTGCGCCCTTTCATCAGGCGATCCAGCGCCTCCTGAACGACGCGTTCGCTCTCGCCGTCCAGCGCCGACGTCGCTTCGTCCAGGATTAAGACACGCGGTTCGCGGATAATGGCTCGCGCAATCGCGATTCGCTGTTTCTGGCCGCCGGAGAGGCGCGCGCCCTTTTCGCCGATGATCGTATCCAGGCCGGCCGGGAGGCGCGAGACAAACTCCTCGGCGTTGGCGTCGCGGATCGCCTGCCGCAGTCGTTCATCCGTGACGTCCAATGTGCCGTACAGGATATTCTCGCGCAGGGTGCCCTGGAACAGCAGCGTCTCCTGGGAGACAACAGCGACATATTCACGGAAGTCGCGCAGGTCCAGCGCCTCGATGTCGCTGCCGTCCAGCAGAATACGTCCGGCGGTCGGGCGCTGGAAGCCAAGCACCAGGCCCATCATCGTGGATTTACCGGAGCCCGAAGGGCCGACAAGCGCGACGGTCCGGCCGGCGGGAACGTCCAGCGTGAAATCCGTGATCGCGTCGGTCTCGCCGCCGGGATATCGGTAGGCCACTTGATCGAAGCGCAGGCCGCCGCGCACGTTGGGAATCGATTGCTTGCCCCGGTTGCGCTCGATGTCCGGAGATTCGAGCACGTCGCCGATGGAGCGGATCGCCTCGAAGCCGCGTGCGATATTCGGGAAGATATTGCAGATCGACAGGACCGCGCCCGTGATGCTACTGAAGTAGCCGCCGATCAGCACGACGTCGCCCGGGGTCATCGGCATGATCTTCTTAAAGCAGACCCAGCCGGCGACGGCGAAGCCGAGCAGGTTCAGCATTGTGAACATGGACCACGCCGAGGACAAAAAGAGAGCGTTGGTGTAGTCGACTTTGATGCCGGCCTGTTTGACCTGGTCGAGCTGCCGGTCGATCTTTTCGATCTCCACGTCCTCCACGGCGTGCGCGCGGGCGATCGGGATCATGTCGATCATGCTGACGATCTTGGACGACATGCCCTCGACTTCCTCGCGGAACTCTTTGTTGATCTTGCGCATGCGCTTTGAGAGCCACTGCTGCATGATCACGACCGGCGGGATCGCCAGCAGGAAGAACGGCAGGAACTTCGGCGCGCGCAGGGCGGTCACGACGATGGCCGAGACCAGGGCGATGGCGGCGCCCATCGCCATTTCAAACAAGCTGCGCGTCATCTGGTCGATGGATTCCACATCGCGCAGGGCCTTGCTTTGCAGCACGCCGCTGCTCTTATGTTTGTAGTAAGAGATGTTGAGCTGCTGGAGACGGCGGCAGATCGCCGAACGCAGGGTCGCCTCCGCCGTGCGCGCGGCGCTGGCCATATTGTGGTAGTAGATCGTGTGGAACGGCGAGTTCAGCGCGACGGAAACTACGCCGATGATCGTATTGATCAAAATTGTATGGCCGCTGTGCGGAGTAGGCTTGGAAATCGCGTCGATCATGTTCGCCGTTACGATGGGGACGACCCATGTCGGCGACTGCTTAATAATGAAGAAGAAGATGGCGAGGGCCACCGTTCTCCGGCGCTGGCCGTAGAGCATCAGCAGCGTGCGCCATGGGCGGTCGCTGCGATATCGGTCTTCGATTGGGGAGTGGTGGTCGCACATTGTCTTCTATTCCCTGGTTTCCATACCAATTGTGACGCAAGTATACCCAGTGAAACACCG from Capsulimonas corticalis harbors:
- a CDS encoding TCR/Tet family MFS transporter; its protein translation is MQKRPASLVFIFITLLIDVLGFGVIIPVLPRLVSSLTGHGPSAGAHVFGLLMACFGLMQFLFSPLLGSLSDRYGRRPVLLLSLLFTVVDYVIQALAPTIEWLFVGRILAGITGASFTVANAYIADVTPPEKRAQSYGMIGAAFGIGFILGPAAGGLLGAVSPRAPFWAAAGLSLLNCIYGAFVLPESLAPENRRALSAGNLNPLRGFGILARFPWVLAMAASIGLLSLAQQCLQSTWVLYTTYRYHWTPIDNGLSLALIGLMTAIVQVGLIRVLVPKLGERRAVLVGFLFNVVGYLGFALASKGWMMYPVLIVWCLSGIAGPTIQGLLSKQYEANEQGAVQGALASLQSLTGVVGPILATWIFGYFTGPTTPKIIPGSPFFLGAVLIIGAGVLARGALRRQATTAPA
- a CDS encoding DinB/UmuC family translesion DNA polymerase, with the protein product MALKWLFLDMNAFFASVEQQENPRLRGKPVAVVPVMSDSTCCIAASYEAKRFGIKTGTNVGEARRLCPHLILIETTSHSHYREYHNAIVNVVESCLPVTEIWSVDEMVCKLWANEKRAEDALALGQKIKSEIFRNVGEQMCCSVGLSLNPFLAKVAGELQKPNGLVALDEEDLPHRLYKLKLTDFPGINRSMEARFHAAGVRTTEHMCALSQEQMRRVWGGVMGEYWWRQLRGEYVQRPTNERRSVSHTHVMPPELRTPAGAAAVQCRLLEKAAERMRGLGFYARGMGVFARGVAHDKWENHCRFAPCADTWTLMEIMQSLFHHPFRQPKQVGVALYDLVPVKNVTGSLFDDYERRWRLSVAMDGINQRFGRHTITMASSRRAETAKEDKIAFGKIAEIV
- a CDS encoding AraC family transcriptional regulator, producing MLDRLVETVTRHTEGHCGQLVIETAVKGVSLLRSPQQDRLSHSILKPTLCFVVQGAKQSMLGDKWINYRAGQALVVSIEMPAFGRIVEATQSKPYLSIGVELDIAALREVMESLSPPPQTARKVNRGVFVTDFHDPLADCLLRLMRLLDSPSAISALYPLIMREICYWLLTSPYGGEVANIVLGSGHMQGVIHAIHSLRENFDRPIRIEELADRARMSASAFHRQFKQTTSMTPLQFQKQLRLLEARRLMLTDSVSAEAAAYQVGYESASQFSREYARTFGAPPRRDIARMKTPEILPPASPQLHGPAWFEPQTSVV
- the moaA gene encoding GTP 3',8-cyclase MoaA produces the protein MIPLIDPFGRAIQYLRISVTDRCNLRCVYCMPLDGVPYDAPEEVLSFDEIMRLVNLLAGHGLRKVRITGGEPLVRKNLPELVQRLAAVPQITDLGLTTNAVLLENQAQSLWDADLRRLNISLDTLQPDRFVKIARFAKFDEAMAGLAKAEALGFAPIKLNMVVMRGVNDDEILDMAALSLDHPYDVRFLEYMPIGQVTPWEWRASYVSNEEVIQRLSERFELQPIEAASSSTSRVFQIPGAVGRVGVINPISHKFCASCNRLRLTANGALVPCLADNYEYDIKTPLRAGASDEELIGHVKAALAHKPEQSDFEGRVERGGSIRIMAQIGG
- a CDS encoding aldo/keto reductase family oxidoreductase codes for the protein MSTTLPGGEYKLAEDLILTRVGYGAMQLAGPHVFGPPKDHDGALAVLREVVELGVTHIDTSDFYGPHVTNQLIKEALHPYPAQLRIVTKVGARRDEVGNWPKALSPDDLRQAIHDNLNNLGVSAIDVVNLRVGDFSAPAAGSIEEPFTVLAEMQRDGLIKHLGLSTVNAEQIAEAQSIAPVVCVQNFYNIANRQDDALIDSLAEQGIAYVPYFPLGGFSPLQSDTLSQVAARLNATPMAVALAWLLHRAPNILLIPGTSSVAHLRENVAGAGLELPEDAIEELNGIGG